CCTCGAACGCACGGATCACGAGCACGAACGCGTCGACGTCTCGGAGCGCTGTGAGGGCCGAGAGGGCGCCGCGCTCGCCCCGAGCGGTCTCGAGGGCCGGAGCGTCCACGTAGTCGACCTTGGCGGGGGTGAACTTCTTCGGCTGGTGCATCTCGCGGAGCTTTTCGAGACGGGCGTCGGGCACCCGCACCGAGCCTAGATGGACCTTCTCCCCGCGCGCCGAGCCCGACTCCGCCTGCCCGCGCGTGACCGCGGTGAAGAGCGTCGTCTTACCGCTCTGGGGCGGACCCAGGATGCCGAGTTTCATGTCGTGGGGGTCGGAACGAGCGGCGCGTCAGGCGCCGGATTTGCGGGCGATTTGGACGGCCAAGGTGTCTGCCTGCTCCTTGGCATAGGGAGCGTCTTCGTCTTCGGGGAACTTGCCTGCGTAGTCCAGAAATACCTTTCGTGCCTTCGCGAGATCGCCAGCCTTCTTCCAGTTGATCGCTACCTGGAGGAACGCGGATCTCATGTTGTCGCTGTCCGGGTATCGGTCGAGTACCTTTTGCGCGTATTTCCGCGCGGTCGCATAGTCCCCGTCCTTCCGACTCATCCGCGAAAGACTCATGAGCGCGTCGTCCACCAGGCCGCTCTTGTTCGCCCGGTCGAGCGCCACGAGGCGTAGATACCTAGCCTTGGCGTCTGCGTAAAGGCCGTGCTCAAAGTAGCGGTCGGCCAGCTTCGCCAGGAACGCAGGGTCAGAGCCCTGCGTCGACTCGGCCCCCGCCATCGAGGCGAGCGTGTTCCTTCCGTCGAGGTAGTCCTCCACCAGCCCCGTGAATTCAGGAGCGCGGTAGTACCCCACGACGCGATCGATCTCGACGCCGTCCGATCTCAGGACGAGGACCGTCGGGTAGCTCCGCACGCGGTAATGGGCGGACGTAGCCGTGTCCACCTCCGCGTTCAGCTTCACGCAGGTGAACCGCTTGGAGAACTCGATGAACTTGGGATCGGTGTAGGTAGACTCTTCCAGAGCCTTACACCAAGTTCACCAGTCGGTGTAGAAGTCGAGGAGGATCGGCCGTCCGCTCTTCCCCGCGTCGGCAAGCGCGGCGTCCATCGCGGTATTCCACGTGATCGTCGCCGGCGCTTCCCTTTTCGCGGTCGCGCAGCCGCCGGCGATCAGCGTGAACGCCATCGCGCCAGCCATCCATCCACAGGCTGTCTTCATGGCGGGATGATGGAACCGCGGTCGGTGCCCTGTCAAGCGGCCGGTCGGGCCCGGCGGCCCGGGTTGGAGGGGGCCCGCGCTGCCCGGAGAAACCGCTGGCCCGCGCGCCTGTCCCCTCCCTATCATGTGGGTATCGTGCAGGGGGGACACGCGGTATGAGTGCCTGCTATTTCTGCCACACGTCGCTCGATCCCAAGCTGCGGATCGTCCGCGACAGCGTCTGCCCCAGCTGCCAGCGCGACCTCCACGCCTGTGTCCAGTGCCGCCACTTCGATCGGAACGCCCACAACCAGTGTCGCGAGCCCAATGCGGAGTGGGTCACCGACCGCGACCGCCGGAACTTCTGCGACTACTTTTCTTTGAATTCGGCGGTCTCTACAGGAATCAAAACAAACCGCGCCCAAGACGCCCGAACGAAGCTCGATCAGCTCTTCAAGCCCAAGGAGCCTAATCCCGAATGAAACTCGACATCCTCGTGTTCGGCCCGCATCCGGATGACGCCGAGATCGGAGCCGGCGGGCTCTTGCTCAAGATGAAGGATTTGGGTCATACGACCGGCATCATTGACATGACGCGCGGGGACATGGGTTGGGGCACGCCCGAGGAGCGCGAGGGTTGGGGCACGCCCGAGGAGCGCGATAAGGAGAGCGAGGAGGCCGCGAAGATTCTCCGACTCGACGTTCGCGAGAACATGGATCTCGGGGACAACCGGATCGAGGACACCTTCGAGAACCGCTGCAAGGTGGCCGCGATCCTGCGAAAGTACCGCCCCGAGATGATCTTCGCCCCCTACTACGACCTCCCGATCGGGCGCGGCCTCGGGCACAACGATCACTTCAAGACCGGGATTCTGGTATCGCAGGCGTTCAACCTCGCCCACTTGCGGAAGGCTCCGATCGAGGGGGAGCCGTACCAGGTGAAGGCGATCTTCTACTACTTCATCCCGCCCGGGATGCGGCCCACGTTTATGGTCGATGTCTCGCCCTATTTCAAAGACTGGATGCGGGCGTTGTCGGTTCACCGCACGCAGTTTTCGAATCCTGAGAAACCCAAGCCGAAGGGAGAGAGCCCCGGCGTGACGGAGCTGGTGGATGCCGCGTCGCGTGCGACCGGCTTCATGGTCGGGGCCGGCCACGCGCAGTCCTTTCTTTCAATCGCCGCACTCAAGGTCAAGGACCCTATGGAGCTGGTTCGAGGAGTAGAACCGCGGCCGTAGCCTGACCCCGACGCCGCCGGGGCGGAGTGTCCCTGTATCAGGAGGAGAGACGATGATCATCCTTTCGAGGTTCTCCGCGCAGATCTACGGCCTGCTTCGCATCGTCACAGGCTTGATGTTCGCGATGCACGGGGCGGAGAAGCTGTTCGGGTGGCCCACCGGTCCCGCCATGACCGGGAACCCCATGATGCTGACGGCCGCGATCATCGAGTTCGTCGGCGGGCTCATGATCGGGTTGGGATTCGGGACGAGGATCGCCGCCTTCCTCGCAAGCGGCGAGATGGCCGTGGCCTATTTCATGGTGCACGCGAAGGGCGGCCTCTATCCGATCGTGAACCACGGGGAGCTTGCGGTGGTCTACTGCTTCCTCTTCTTGTATTTCGCATCAATGGGGTCGGGAACGCTGAGCGTGAAGAGCTTGATGAAGAAGAAGGGGTGAGCAGCGCGAGCGGCTTCCTTCTGTGAGGTAGCGCGGGCGCGCCTTGGTCCCGATGCAGGGCCAGGGCGCGTCTCGTTTTTGAAGGTGTGGGCCGTGATGGACTCGAACCATCGACTCCCTGCTTAAAAGGCAGGTGCTCTACCACCTGAGCTAACGGCCCAACTAGACTGCAACTTGTAACCTAGCACGTTTTCTTGAGATATGCTTTGGGTGGGGTGATCGATCCGCTGGGTGAACCGGTCCAACGAGGTTCGGCCAAGAGGGGAGTTCGTATGCGACCGCCTGTCATCGCTATCGTGGTCCTGGTGGCCTTGCTTCCCATCACCGAGGGCTGCTCGAGGAGCGCACCCGAACAAGGCGGGCGACCCGGAAGAATGGTTCAGACACCCCTCTCACAGATGACCGACGAGCAGAAGCTGATGCTTTTCGAGTACGTGCCGCTAGGTGTTACTCTTCCCCAAGTGAAGGGGGTCGCGCCTGGCCTCGGGACCCCCCGCGTCGAAGGGTTTCCGGCGCGAGGACTTGCTGACGCTGAGGTCGCCCTCGACGTTCTCGGATACCACACGCGCGCAGAATTCAATTTCCGCAACGACACACTCTATGCGGTTAACTTCGGACCTCTGGTGCTCCCTGCAGATTCCGGAGACTCCTTGTTCGACAATTTGAACAAGTTCTATACGGGCCGATTTGGAAGCCCTCTCGTTGACGATGGACAGGACTCGCCCTACTTCGTGAAGTCTCGCTTCTGGCGAACATCATCGGGGGAGGTCGGTGTGTCCAACTCCCTCGACGACGGGCAGAGGATCCTTGGTTGGGGGTATCAGCCAGCCCTCAATACGAAGGATGCTCTAGTTCCGTCGAACGCGGTTGTCACCGCAGAAGGCGTTCCCGGTGTTCCCGGTTTGAAAGGGCTTTCAGAGGGTTCAAGGGACCGCAAAGGGCGCCAAAGGGCTGCGCCCCCGAGAGTGGTAACTCGCGGGGGCGCTTTGTATTTCGTTGGCGTTGTGCGGCTTGGCCGAGCGGGCTCGTTTGTGGGTCTTGTTGTTAAAAGGCAGGTGTTCTACCTCCTGAGCTAACGGCCCATGCTGAGGAAGTAGAGTAACTTAGCACAGAGCACCTACCGAATGGGCAGGTGCTCACTATCGGAAATGCGGCGCCGGCGGTGGATTTCCCTCACTTAATGTGCCCGGTTTGCCGGGTTTCGGCCCGAGACCTAGCTAGCGGCCACGCGAGCAGGTCGGAGAGAAAGCCCAGCAACATGCAGCGGCAGATGACGAGCGGGGACCTCGGAAACCACCGGTCACAGGATCTCCTCGATCCTGTGAATCGCTCCGTCCGGACGAGCTTCACCCGAGCCGACCGTGATGATGCGATTCAGGAAAGCATATCGCTCCGCCGAGGTCTCGAACCGCGGCAGCGTCCGGAAGTAGTAACGCGCGGGATCGACGACCTCTCCCCGTCCGAGGGCCGCGATCACGTCGGGGGAACCGTGCCGCAGTCCCTGGAACGTCATGTAGATGAGGGCGTGATCGTCCGTCTCCAGGATGATGCGCAGGTCCAGCTCCAGAACGCCGTCCGAGCGCAGCAACAGCCAGTCCCCTCCCCCGGGCACGATCCGGCCGCGAAGTCGTGGGCCTTCGAAGTTGCCTCCCGAGACCGGCACGAAGGTACGGATGCCGTGAGGCACCGGACCGAACGTTTGGCGCGTGGCCGCGCTGATTCTTACCGTCATGAGGGGCCGCGACCTGATAGC
The DNA window shown above is from Candidatus Eisenbacteria bacterium and carries:
- a CDS encoding tetratricopeptide repeat protein yields the protein MKLNAEVDTATSAHYRVRSYPTVLVLRSDGVEIDRVVGYYRAPEFTGLVEDYLDGRNTLASMAGAESTQGSDPAFLAKLADRYFEHGLYADAKARYLRLVALDRANKSGLVDDALMSLSRMSRKDGDYATARKYAQKVLDRYPDSDNMRSAFLQVAINWKKAGDLAKARKVFLDYAGKFPEDEDAPYAKEQADTLAVQIARKSGA
- a CDS encoding DUF3237 domain-containing protein; this translates as MHDGRRRDVLKAVAVTAASALAGFAPGVDAEGRAIRSRPLMTVRISAATRQTFGPVPHGIRTFVPVSGGNFEGPRLRGRIVPGGGDWLLLRSDGVLELDLRIILETDDHALIYMTFQGLRHGSPDVIAALGRGEVVDPARYYFRTLPRFETSAERYAFLNRIITVGSGEARPDGAIHRIEEIL
- a CDS encoding bacillithiol biosynthesis deacetylase BshB1, which translates into the protein MKLDILVFGPHPDDAEIGAGGLLLKMKDLGHTTGIIDMTRGDMGWGTPEEREGWGTPEERDKESEEAAKILRLDVRENMDLGDNRIEDTFENRCKVAAILRKYRPEMIFAPYYDLPIGRGLGHNDHFKTGILVSQAFNLAHLRKAPIEGEPYQVKAIFYYFIPPGMRPTFMVDVSPYFKDWMRALSVHRTQFSNPEKPKPKGESPGVTELVDAASRATGFMVGAGHAQSFLSIAALKVKDPMELVRGVEPRP
- a CDS encoding DoxX family protein, whose amino-acid sequence is MIILSRFSAQIYGLLRIVTGLMFAMHGAEKLFGWPTGPAMTGNPMMLTAAIIEFVGGLMIGLGFGTRIAAFLASGEMAVAYFMVHAKGGLYPIVNHGELAVVYCFLFLYFASMGSGTLSVKSLMKKKG